The Acidobacteriota bacterium genome includes a window with the following:
- a CDS encoding SLC13 family permease encodes MTFEIGLTFGILLVAIVLFVSEVLRPDLTALLVLVGLTVSGLVTPVEAISGFSNPAVVTIWAVFILSAGLSRTGVAAVLGAQILRLAGKTESRLVTVLMSSTALLSGFMNNIGVAAMFLPVTLDIARRTQRAVSRLLLPMAYGSLLGGMLVLIGTASNLVVSDFLREAGLPTLGLFDFTPIGLAILIVSILYMKLIGRRLLPEQQVHRSVSDSGPAFLDQRKLYGLEERLAMLILPKDSALAGKTLAESRISRALGLNILSIERGFGEKLGPDADLVLEGGDRLLALGRLDQLDQLAERPVFTVRTDVPAVKGLLSENIGLAEFTVGESSALAGRTLAQTGFRRKSGVNVLAVRRGDIVRRTKLQDMPLASGDRLLVEGAVENLNALSDQPGFRELGIEEAGEYHLEDRLLFLDIPEGSALAGKTLAEARLGDAYGISVLNIIRGGEERPLPDPDTGLESGDRLIVSGHPTDIEVLSGLQSLKILRDIRVDLAELETGPQAIIEVMLSPYTTVAGKTLRDLRFREKFGISILAVWRGDRSYRTGLADFPLQYGDALLCYGPIERFEILARERDFVVLRLDVQEKPRIRKAPLASLIMLSVIATVIFNWLPISIAAIAGAAFMVLTRCLTMDEAYRAIEWKAVFLIAAMLPMGFAMQQTGAAELLAGGVVSASGPYGPTAVMAGLMALTLIINQFIPSAVNAVVMTPIALATAFSLEVSPYPFIMAIAYAVASSFMTPVSHPANVLVMSPGGYRFSDYMKNGLPISLIVLVVSILLLPVVFPF; translated from the coding sequence ATGACCTTCGAAATCGGGCTCACGTTCGGGATTCTCCTCGTTGCCATTGTGCTCTTTGTCTCCGAGGTGTTGCGGCCGGATCTTACGGCACTCCTTGTTCTTGTCGGCCTGACGGTTTCCGGACTGGTGACGCCGGTTGAGGCGATCTCGGGATTTTCCAACCCGGCGGTCGTCACGATTTGGGCCGTCTTCATCCTTTCGGCCGGGCTGAGCCGCACCGGGGTCGCCGCCGTTCTGGGCGCCCAGATTCTGCGTCTTGCCGGAAAAACGGAAAGCCGCCTGGTCACGGTTCTCATGAGCAGCACCGCCCTTCTTTCGGGTTTCATGAACAACATCGGAGTCGCAGCCATGTTCCTCCCCGTGACACTCGACATCGCACGGAGGACACAACGGGCCGTTTCGCGCCTGCTTCTTCCCATGGCTTATGGTTCTCTCCTGGGAGGAATGCTGGTTTTGATCGGCACGGCCTCGAACCTTGTCGTCAGCGACTTTCTGCGGGAAGCCGGCCTTCCCACTTTGGGCTTGTTCGATTTCACTCCGATCGGCCTCGCCATTTTGATTGTTTCCATCCTCTATATGAAGCTGATCGGACGGCGGCTTTTACCCGAGCAACAGGTTCATCGGTCTGTTTCGGACAGCGGACCTGCATTCCTGGACCAACGGAAACTCTATGGTCTCGAAGAACGCCTGGCCATGCTCATTCTTCCGAAAGACAGCGCCCTGGCCGGGAAAACCCTGGCCGAAAGCCGCATCAGCCGGGCTCTGGGCTTGAATATTTTGAGCATCGAGCGCGGCTTCGGAGAAAAGCTCGGCCCCGACGCCGATCTTGTCCTGGAGGGCGGCGACCGCCTGCTGGCACTCGGCCGCTTGGACCAACTCGACCAATTGGCCGAACGGCCCGTCTTCACGGTCAGAACCGATGTCCCCGCCGTCAAGGGTCTTCTATCGGAAAATATCGGCCTCGCCGAGTTCACCGTCGGCGAATCTTCAGCTTTGGCCGGCCGGACCCTGGCTCAAACCGGTTTCCGCCGGAAATCCGGGGTGAATGTCCTGGCCGTCCGCCGCGGCGATATCGTCCGCCGGACCAAACTGCAGGACATGCCCCTCGCATCGGGCGACCGCCTGCTGGTCGAAGGCGCCGTCGAAAACCTGAACGCTCTTTCGGACCAGCCGGGATTCCGGGAGTTGGGCATCGAAGAGGCCGGAGAATATCATCTCGAAGACCGCCTTCTTTTTCTCGATATTCCCGAAGGCTCCGCACTCGCCGGAAAAACGCTCGCTGAAGCCAGACTGGGAGACGCTTACGGCATCTCGGTTCTGAACATCATCCGCGGCGGCGAGGAAAGGCCGCTTCCCGACCCCGACACAGGCCTCGAATCCGGGGACCGGCTCATCGTTTCCGGACATCCGACCGACATCGAGGTTCTGAGCGGCCTCCAATCCCTGAAAATCCTGCGGGATATCCGCGTTGATCTGGCGGAACTCGAAACCGGCCCGCAGGCCATCATCGAGGTCATGCTCTCGCCCTACACGACGGTTGCCGGAAAAACCCTGCGGGATCTGCGGTTCCGTGAAAAATTCGGCATTTCGATCCTGGCCGTCTGGCGGGGGGATCGATCCTACCGGACGGGATTGGCCGACTTTCCTCTCCAATACGGCGACGCGCTGTTGTGCTACGGCCCGATCGAGCGTTTTGAAATTTTGGCCCGCGAGCGGGATTTCGTCGTTCTCCGCCTGGACGTCCAGGAAAAACCGCGGATCAGGAAGGCGCCTCTCGCCTCCCTGATCATGCTGTCCGTCATCGCCACCGTCATTTTCAATTGGCTGCCCATCTCCATCGCCGCCATTGCCGGAGCCGCCTTTATGGTCTTGACCCGATGTCTGACGATGGACGAGGCCTATCGGGCCATTGAATGGAAAGCCGTTTTCCTGATCGCGGCGATGCTTCCCATGGGATTCGCCATGCAGCAGACCGGCGCCGCGGAGCTGTTGGCCGGGGGAGTCGTCTCAGCATCGGGACCTTATGGCCCGACGGCCGTCATGGCGGGACTCATGGCCCTGACCTTGATCATCAATCAGTTCATTCCCAGCGCCGTCAACGCGGTCGTCATGACCCCGATCGCTCTAGCCACCGCCTTCAGCCTGGAAGTCTCCCCTTATCCCTTTATTATGGCGATCGCCTATGCCGTGGCATCGAGCTTCATGACGCCCGTCTCCCACCCGGCCAACGTCCTGGTCATGAGCCCCGGCGGTTACCGCTTCAGCGATTACATGAAAAACGGCCTGCCCATCTCTCTGATCGTCCTCGTCGTAAGCATCCTGCTTCTGCCGGTCGTTTTTCCGTTCTGA
- a CDS encoding Gfo/Idh/MocA family oxidoreductase, whose protein sequence is MKRRKFLKTAALAAAGAAGFPAIVPASALGKDGAVAPSNRIVMAGIGFGMQGPGNMRSFLEKNEVQWVAVCDIDKEPLAMAKRIVDSMYGSTSCATYHDFRDLYARDDLDAVSIAVPDHWHAILSIAALRAGLDVFGEKPLTHSLREGQALCAAVKRYGRVWQTGSWQRSVENFHQACELVRNGRLGRIMRIEVGLPSGHYDFAGTFGEEDLVPPPPNLDYDFWVGPAPWQPYCKARVHMNWRWNMDFGGGQLMDWVGHHVDIAHWGMGWDDTGPVSVEGTAEFPTSGIYNSPTRYRVEAVYADGTPMIIAGGHPDIWSGTKWIGERGWIWVDRGEFECEPAGLKRETVGPEEIRLEKSRDHAGNFLDGIRSRRPTITPCTAAHRSASVGHLAVAAIAAGRKIRWDPASETLIGDPGVERLLARAYRKPWQLPA, encoded by the coding sequence ATGAAGCGTCGCAAATTTTTAAAAACGGCCGCGCTGGCCGCGGCCGGGGCGGCCGGATTTCCGGCCATCGTTCCCGCCTCGGCCCTGGGCAAGGACGGGGCGGTCGCGCCCTCGAACCGCATCGTCATGGCCGGCATCGGTTTCGGCATGCAGGGCCCGGGCAACATGCGCAGCTTCCTCGAGAAGAACGAAGTCCAGTGGGTCGCCGTCTGCGACATCGACAAGGAACCCCTGGCCATGGCCAAGAGGATCGTCGACAGCATGTACGGCAGCACATCCTGCGCGACCTACCACGACTTTCGCGACCTCTACGCCCGAGACGACCTCGACGCCGTGTCCATCGCCGTGCCCGACCACTGGCACGCCATCCTGTCGATCGCCGCGCTCCGGGCCGGACTCGACGTCTTCGGCGAGAAGCCCCTGACCCACAGTCTCCGCGAGGGGCAGGCTCTCTGTGCGGCCGTCAAACGCTACGGCCGGGTCTGGCAGACGGGGTCCTGGCAGAGATCAGTGGAAAATTTCCACCAGGCTTGCGAGCTTGTCCGCAACGGCCGCCTCGGCCGCATCATGAGAATCGAAGTCGGGCTGCCCTCGGGCCACTATGATTTCGCCGGGACCTTCGGAGAAGAGGATCTCGTGCCGCCTCCTCCCAATCTGGATTACGATTTCTGGGTCGGCCCCGCCCCCTGGCAGCCTTACTGCAAGGCCCGTGTCCACATGAACTGGCGCTGGAACATGGATTTCGGCGGCGGCCAGCTCATGGACTGGGTCGGCCACCACGTCGACATCGCCCACTGGGGCATGGGCTGGGACGACACCGGCCCCGTCTCCGTCGAAGGCACGGCCGAATTCCCGACATCGGGCATTTACAACAGCCCGACCCGCTATCGCGTGGAAGCCGTCTATGCCGACGGAACGCCCATGATCATCGCCGGCGGACACCCGGACATCTGGAGCGGAACGAAATGGATCGGAGAGCGGGGTTGGATCTGGGTCGACCGGGGGGAATTCGAGTGCGAACCGGCCGGGTTGAAAAGAGAGACCGTCGGTCCGGAGGAAATCCGCCTGGAGAAGAGCCGGGATCACGCCGGGAATTTCCTGGACGGCATTCGCAGCCGGCGCCCGACGATCACGCCCTGCACGGCGGCCCACCGGTCGGCCAGTGTCGGCCATCTGGCCGTTGCAGCCATCGCCGCCGGCCGGAAAATCCGCTGGGACCCGGCTTCGGAAACCCTTATCGGAGACCCCGGGGTCGAGCGGCTTCTGGCCCGCGCCTACCGGAAACCCTGGCAGCTCCCGGCTTAG